The following proteins are encoded in a genomic region of Mesoplodon densirostris isolate mMesDen1 chromosome 12, mMesDen1 primary haplotype, whole genome shotgun sequence:
- the LOC132499898 gene encoding UDP-N-acetylglucosamine--peptide N-acetylglucosaminyltransferase 110 kDa subunit-like has protein sequence MASSVGNVADSTEPMKHMLSFQGLAELAHREYQAGDFETAERHCMQLWRQEPGNTGVLLLLSSLHFQCRRLDRSAHFSTLAIKQNPLLAEAYSNLGKVYKERGQLQEAIEHYRHALRLKPDFIDGSINLAAALAAAGDMEGAVQAYVSALQYNPSLYCVRSDLGNLLKALGGLEEAKACYLKAIEMQLNFAVAWSNLGCVFNAQGEIWLAIHHFEKAVTLDPNFLDAYINLGNVFNEARIFDRAVAAYLRALSLSPNHAVVHGNLACVYYEQGLVDLAIDTHRRAIELQPHFPDAYCNLANALKEKGSVAEAEDCYHTALRLCPTHADSLNNLANIKGEQGNSEEAVRLYRKALELCPDFADAHSNLASVLKQQGKRHEALMHYKEAIRISPTFADAYCNMGNTLWEMQDVQGALQCYTRAVQINPAFADAHSNLTSIHQDSGNIPEAIASDRTVLKLQPDFPDAYCNLAHCLQVVCDWTDYDERMKKLVSIVADQLEKNRLPSVQPHHSMLYPLPHGFRKAIAERHGNLCLANISALHKPPYEHPKDLKLSNGRLHVGYVSSDFGNHPTSHLMQSIPGMHNPDKFEIFCYALSPHDGTNCRAKVMAEANHFTDLSQIPCNEKAADHIHQDGIHILVNMNGYSRGARNELFALRPAPIQAMWLGYPGTSGMLFMDYIITDQETSPAEVAEQYSEKLAYMPHTFFIGDHANMFPHLKKKAVIDFKSNGHLYDNRIVLNGIDLQAFLDSLSDVQIVKMKCPDGEDNADSSNTALTMPVIPMNTVAEAVIEMINRGQIQIPMNGFSISNGLATTLINNKAATGEEVPRTIIVTTRSQYGLPEDAIVYCNFNQLYKIDPSTLQMWANILKRVPNSVLWLLRFPAAGEANIQQYAQNVGLPPNRVIFSPVATKEEHVWRGQLADVCLDTPLCNGHTTGMDVLWAGTPMVTMPGETLASRVAGSQLTCLGCLELIAKNRQEYEEIAVKLGTDLEYLKKIRGKVWKQRTSSPLFNTKQYTMELERLYLQMWEHYAAGNKPDHMIKPVEVTESAYITTVCPGELPL, from the coding sequence ATGGCGTCTTCCGTGGGCAATGTGGCCGACAGCACAGAACCAATGAAACATATGCTTTCCTTCCAAGGGTTAGCTGAGCTGGCACATCGAGAATATCAGGCAGGAGATTTTGAGACAGCTGAGAGACACTGCATGCAGCTCTGGAGACAAGAGCCAGGCAATACTGGTGTACTTTTATTGCTTTCATCTCTACACTTCCAGTGTCGAAGGCTGGACAGATCTGCCCACTTTAGTACTCTGGCAATTAAACAGAACCCTCTTCTGGCAGAAGCCTATTCAAATTTGGGGAAAGTGTACAAGGAAAGAGGGCAGTTGCAGGAAGCAATTGAGCATTACCGGCATGCATTGCGTCTCAAACCAGATTTCATCGATGGTTCTATTAACCTGGCAGCCGCTTTGGCAGCAGCAGGCGACATGGAAGGGGCAGTACAAGCTTACGTCTCTGCTCTTCAGTACAATCCTTCTTTGTACTGTGTTCGCAGTGACCTGGGGAACCTGCTCAAAGCCCTGGGTGGCTTAGAAGAAGCCAAGGCATGTTATTTGAAAGCAATTGAGATGCAACTGAACTTTGCAGTAGCttggagtaatcttggctgtgttTTCAATGCACAAGGGGAGATTTGGCTTGCAATTCATCACTTTGAAAAGGCTGTCACCCTTGACCCCAATTTTCTGGATGCTTATATCAATTTAGGAAATGTCTTCAATGAGGCACGGATTTTTGACAGAGCTGTGGCAGCTTACCTTCGTGCCCTAAGCTTGAGTCCAAATCATGCAGTGGTACATGGCAACCTGGCTTGTGTATACTACGAGCAAGGCCTGGTGGATCTGGCAATAGACACCCACAGGCGAGCTATTGAATTGCAaccacatttccctgatgcttactgCAACCTAGCCAACGCTCTCAAAGAGAAGGGCAGTGTTGCTGAAGCAGAAGATTGTTATCATACAGCTCTCCGGCTGTGTCCCACCCATGCAGACTCTCTGAATAACCTAGCCAATATCAAAGGAGAACAGGGAAACAGTGAAGAGGCAGTTCGCTTGTATCGTAAAGCATTAGAGCTCTGCCCAGACTTTGCTGATGCCCATTCAAATTTAGCAAGTGTATTGAAGCAGCAGGGAAAACGGCACGAAGCTCTGATGCATTATAAGGAGGCTATTCGAATCAGTCCTACCTTTGCTGATGCGTACTGTAATATGGGAAACACTCTATGGGAGATGCAGGATGTTCAGGGAGCCTTGCAGTGTTATACTCGTGCCGTTCAGATCAACCCTGCATTTGCGGATGCCCACAGCAATCTGACTTCCATTCACCAGGATTCAGGGAATATTCCAGAAGCAATTGCTTCTGATCGCACTGTTCTGAAGCTTCAACCTGATTTTCCTGACGCTTATTGTAATTTGGCTCATTGCCTGCAGGTTGTCTGTGATTGGACAGACTATGATGAGCGAATGAAGAAGTTGGTCAGCATTGTGGCTGACCAGTTGGAGAAGAATAGGTTGCCTTCTGTGCAGCCTCATCATAGTATGCTCTATCCTCTTCCTCATGGCTTCAGAAAGGCTATTGCTGAGAGGCATGGGAACCTCTGCTTGGCTAATATAAGTGCCCTTCATAAACCACCATATGAACATCCAAAAGACTTGAAGCTCAGTAACGGTCGACTGCATGTAGGATACGTGAGTTCTGACTTTGGGAACCATCCTACTTCTCACCTTATGCAGTCTATTCCAGGCATGCACAATCCTGATAAATTTGAGATATTCTGTTATGCCCTGAGCCCACATGATGGCACAAACTGCCGAGCGAAGGTGATGGCAGAAGCCAATCATTTCACTGATCTTTCTCAGATTCCATGCAATGAGAAAGCAGCTGATCACATCCATCAAGATGGTATACACATCCTTGTAAATATGAATGGTTATAGCAGGGGTGCTCGAAATGAACTCTTTGCTCTCAGGCCAGCTCCTATTCAGGCAATGTGGCTGGGGTACCCTGGGACTAGTGGCATGCTTTTCATGGATTATATCATCACTGATCAGGAAACATCACCTGCTGAagttgctgagcagtattctgaGAAACTGGCTTATATGCCCCATACGTTCTTTATTGGTGATCATGCTAATATGTTCCCTCACCTGAAGAAAAAAGCCGTCATCGATTTTAAGTCCAATGGGCACCTTTATGACAATCGGATTGTGCTGAATGGCATCGACCTCCAAGCATTTCTTGATAGTCTATCAGATGTGCAAATAGTCAAGATGAAATGTCCTGATGGAGAAGACAACGCAGACAGCAGTAATACAGCTCTTACTATGCCTGTCATTCCTATGAATACTGTTGCAGAAGCAGTTATTGAAATGATTAACAGAGGACAAATTCAGATTCCAATGAATGGATTCAGTATTAGCAATGGCCTGGCAACTACCCTGATCAACAATAAGGCTGCCACTGGAGAGGAGGTTCCCCGTACCATTATTGTAACCACACGTTCTCAGTATGGGTTACCGGAAGATGCCATTGTGTACTGTaactttaatcagttatacaaaatTGACCCATCTACTTTGCAGATGTGGGCAAATATTCTGAAGCGTGTTCCCAATAGTGTACTGTGGCTGTTGCGTTTTCCAGCAGCAGGAGAAGCGAATATTCAACAGTACGCACAAAATGTGGGCCTTCCCCCGAACCgtgtcattttttcccctgttgctACTAAAGAGGAACATGTTTGGAGAGGCCAGCTGGCTGATGTCTGCTTGGACACTCCACTCTGTAATGGACACACCACAGGGATGGACGTCCTTTGGGCAGGGACCCCCATGGTGACTATGCCAGGAGAGACTCTTGCTTCCCGAGTTGCAGGTTCCCAGCTCACTTGTTTAGGCTGTCTTGAGCTGATTGCTAAAAATAGGCAAGAATATGAAGAGATAGCTGTGAAACTGGGAACTGATCTCGAATACCTGAAGAAAATTCGTGGCAAAGTCTGGAAGCAGAGAACATCTAGCCCTCTGTTCAACACCAAACAATACACCATGGAACTAGAGCGGCTCTATCTACAGATGTGGGAGCATTATGCAGCTGGCAACAAACCTGATCACATGATTAAGCCTGTTGAAGTCACTGAGTCGGCCTACATAACGACTGTGTGCCCAGGAGAATTACCCCTGTAG